The sequence AGCTATAGACGGCGAGCACTCCGATTGTTCCAAGGACGACGGGCATGAGGCCGCCGCCGAGATAGGCGATGAGGAATGCGGTTACCGTTCCGATAATGCCGAATAAGATATTGCCTTCTTGGACGAAGAGGATTGCGGGAAAGATGAGCGCTCCGAGTACGGCGTAGGGAATGTTGCTAAGTACGCCACTAATGATGGGTGGC is a genomic window of Sporosarcina oncorhynchi containing:
- a CDS encoding AzlD domain-containing protein is translated as MGPTYWWMLFGMALVTYIPRMIPLTFLDGKELPPIISGVLSNIPYAVLGALIFPAILFVQEGNILFGIIGTVTAFLIAYLGGGLMPVVLGTIGVLAVYSLFM